The Flavobacterium jumunjinense genome includes a region encoding these proteins:
- the atpG gene encoding ATP synthase F1 subunit gamma, with protein sequence MANLKEIRNRIGSISSTMQITSAMKMVSAAKLKKAQDAITAMRPYAEKLTELLQNLSATLDGNSGGAYAEQREVNKVLIIAVTSNRGLCGAFNSNVIKGVKNRIEFYSGKTVDIFAIGKKGNDVLRKTNTVIENRSSIFDDLTFDNVSDVAEIVMKKFVDGEYDKIEVVYNHFKNAATQIVKTEQFLPLEPITGGEAIASDYLFEPSKEDIVLTLIPKSLKTQLYKSIRDSFASEHGARMTAMHKATDNATELRNQLKLTYNKARQAAITGEILEIVGGAEALNS encoded by the coding sequence ATGGCAAACTTAAAGGAAATTAGAAATAGGATTGGTTCAATTTCATCTACGATGCAAATAACATCGGCAATGAAAATGGTTTCTGCAGCAAAATTAAAAAAGGCTCAAGATGCTATTACGGCTATGCGTCCTTATGCTGAGAAGTTAACAGAATTATTGCAAAACTTAAGCGCAACTTTGGATGGTAATTCTGGAGGAGCTTATGCAGAGCAAAGAGAAGTTAATAAAGTTTTAATCATTGCTGTAACTTCAAATAGAGGTTTATGTGGCGCTTTTAATTCTAATGTTATTAAAGGTGTTAAAAATAGAATTGAATTTTATTCAGGTAAAACGGTTGATATTTTTGCTATAGGTAAAAAAGGAAATGATGTGTTACGCAAAACAAATACGGTTATCGAAAATCGTAGTTCTATTTTTGATGACTTAACTTTCGATAATGTTTCTGATGTTGCTGAAATAGTAATGAAAAAGTTTGTTGATGGAGAATATGATAAAATTGAAGTAGTTTATAATCATTTCAAAAATGCAGCAACTCAAATTGTAAAAACTGAACAGTTTTTGCCATTAGAGCCAATTACTGGTGGAGAAGCAATTGCATCTGATTATCTTTTTGAACCATCAAAAGAAGATATTGTATTAACATTAATACCAAAATCTTTAAAAACTCAGTTGTATAAATCAATACGTGATTCATTTGCATCTGAGCATGGAGCACGTATGACAGCAATGCATAAAGCAACTGATAATGCAACAGAATTAAGAAATCAATTAAAATTAACATACAATAAAGCAAGACAAGCTGCAATTACTGGAGAGATTCTTGAAATTGTTGGTGGAGCAGAAGCTTTAAATAGTTAA
- a CDS encoding OmpA family protein — protein MGKILRTKKLTTLSELLIVIIGIGGILGSIYYLAPGLRTEVSKKLDGMTLDKTVVDNVLNADKIELPSKDISSEVSNAPKIRIAGYAWNAQSGIIVSNGGPKTTKGSLMEKNGVNLEIIRQDWLSELQNMQMKFIEEFDQGTKYPTSDKSAFAVMIMGDGAPFYISSVQKSLDDKYGKDKYHLQVMGAIGMSYGEDKLIGPPSWKSDPQTMKGAVVSAVLGDGDWVTTVNYCFANGLKVNPDPSTYDADAVNIYASENDDYIKSAEELIKSQTTGWTVSLKEVSNGKLTGKSVNRKIDGCATWTPGDKLVFDKLSGFVDIVSTKEFNNQMPTVLIGLKEWAAQNPAIVSNILKSSLTASNQMKNYDDWRVRASEAVTDTYQMESPKYWYDMFKGQQGTKNGLTYNMGGSKVFNNSDAMQYFGLLDGVNRYKSVYNQVSTYLTELNPFGFNENVGKVSAYEDAVNLYYLKNINDIQSTAPEKVDYSAQATEVMASGEWRINFNTGSAQISSSSTSELEKIYNLLIQAENTKLTIVGHTDNVGNPTSNVTLSKNRAEAVVDYLRGKNIPLNRFQMIDGKGANEPTADNNTAAGKAKNRRVVITLLK, from the coding sequence ATGGGAAAAATTCTTAGAACAAAAAAATTAACCACTTTATCAGAATTACTTATTGTAATTATTGGTATTGGAGGAATTTTAGGATCAATCTATTATTTGGCTCCAGGACTTAGAACTGAAGTGTCTAAAAAATTAGACGGTATGACTTTAGATAAAACTGTAGTTGATAACGTTCTAAATGCAGATAAAATAGAATTACCTTCAAAAGATATTTCTTCTGAGGTGTCTAATGCACCAAAGATTAGAATTGCTGGTTATGCATGGAATGCGCAATCTGGAATAATTGTTTCTAATGGTGGACCAAAAACGACAAAAGGTTCGTTAATGGAAAAAAATGGAGTTAATTTAGAAATCATTCGTCAAGACTGGTTGTCTGAACTTCAAAACATGCAAATGAAATTTATCGAAGAATTTGATCAAGGAACGAAATATCCAACATCAGATAAATCTGCATTCGCAGTTATGATTATGGGAGATGGAGCACCATTCTATATTAGTTCTGTTCAAAAATCATTAGATGATAAATACGGAAAAGACAAATACCACCTTCAAGTTATGGGAGCAATTGGTATGAGTTATGGTGAAGATAAATTAATCGGACCACCAAGTTGGAAATCTGATCCACAAACTATGAAAGGTGCTGTTGTTTCTGCTGTATTAGGAGATGGTGACTGGGTTACAACGGTAAATTACTGTTTTGCGAATGGCTTAAAAGTAAATCCAGATCCTTCAACTTATGATGCTGATGCAGTTAATATTTATGCTTCAGAGAACGATGATTATATTAAATCAGCTGAGGAATTAATTAAATCGCAAACTACTGGATGGACAGTTTCTTTAAAAGAAGTTTCAAATGGTAAGTTAACAGGTAAATCAGTAAATAGAAAAATTGATGGTTGTGCAACTTGGACGCCAGGAGATAAATTGGTCTTTGATAAATTATCTGGATTTGTAGATATTGTTTCTACTAAAGAATTTAACAATCAAATGCCAACTGTTTTAATTGGTTTAAAAGAATGGGCTGCTCAAAACCCTGCAATTGTGTCTAATATTTTAAAATCTTCTTTAACAGCATCTAATCAAATGAAAAATTATGATGATTGGAGAGTTAGAGCATCAGAAGCTGTTACGGATACTTATCAAATGGAGTCTCCAAAATATTGGTATGACATGTTCAAAGGACAACAAGGAACTAAAAATGGTTTAACATATAATATGGGTGGTTCTAAAGTGTTTAATAATTCAGATGCAATGCAATATTTTGGATTATTAGATGGTGTAAATAGATATAAATCAGTTTATAATCAAGTATCAACATATTTGACAGAATTAAACCCATTTGGTTTTAATGAAAATGTAGGTAAAGTTTCAGCTTATGAAGATGCTGTGAATTTATATTACCTAAAAAACATTAATGACATTCAATCTACTGCTCCTGAAAAAGTAGATTATAGTGCACAAGCTACAGAGGTAATGGCTTCAGGAGAATGGAGAATTAATTTTAATACAGGAAGTGCTCAAATTTCAAGCAGTTCAACTAGTGAATTAGAAAAAATTTACAACCTTTTAATTCAAGCGGAGAACACTAAATTAACAATCGTAGGACATACTGACAATGTAGGTAATCCAACTTCAAATGTAACGCTTTCTAAAAATAGAGCTGAAGCAGTGGTTGACTATTTGAGAGGTAAAAATATTCCTTTAAATCGTTTTCAAATGATAGATGGTAAAGGAGCAAACGAACCAACTGCAGATAATAACACAGCAGCTGGGAAAGCAAAAAACAGAAGAGTAGTAATTACGCTATTGAAATAA
- a CDS encoding ABC transporter permease: MIKLITPFEKISKSKRMIILFAWIAILILIWIIGTSGEKHLFPNPQQVFKGFTELYNEGLVVHIFNSLKLCFLSVFLATVISLLFAYSWPIPLMKPVAEFITKFRFLPFTGLSFYVTLVVHDARNMQIWIMVIFLTTFLTTSLISVVKDIPQEEFDHAKTLKCNRFEVLWQVIVLGRLDYVIDVIRQNLAITWMMLVTIESIVVASGGLGFLIKNSDKFMNHGRIIALQIIILGIGLLLDWFINYLRRAVFRYSKI; the protein is encoded by the coding sequence ATGATAAAATTAATAACACCATTTGAGAAAATTTCCAAATCAAAAAGGATGATCATTCTTTTCGCTTGGATTGCAATCTTAATCCTTATTTGGATTATAGGTACTTCTGGAGAGAAACATTTGTTTCCAAATCCGCAACAAGTATTTAAAGGTTTCACAGAGTTATATAATGAAGGTTTGGTGGTGCATATTTTCAATTCGTTGAAATTGTGTTTTTTATCTGTATTTCTTGCCACTGTAATTTCATTATTATTTGCCTATAGTTGGCCAATACCTTTAATGAAACCTGTTGCAGAATTTATAACGAAATTCCGTTTTCTTCCTTTTACAGGTTTGTCTTTCTACGTGACTTTAGTTGTTCACGATGCTAGAAATATGCAAATCTGGATAATGGTAATTTTCCTAACTACTTTCCTAACCACATCGTTAATTTCAGTAGTAAAAGATATTCCACAAGAAGAATTCGATCATGCAAAAACCCTAAAATGTAATCGTTTCGAAGTATTATGGCAAGTAATTGTTCTAGGAAGATTGGATTATGTAATAGATGTTATTCGTCAGAATTTAGCCATTACATGGATGATGTTGGTAACAATCGAATCGATAGTCGTTGCTTCTGGAGGCTTAGGTTTCTTAATTAAAAATTCAGATAAGTTCATGAATCATGGACGAATTATAGCATTACAAATAATCATCTTAGGAATTGGTTTATTATTAGATTGGTTTATTAACTATCTAAGAAGAGCCGTATTCAGATACTCTAAAATATAA
- a CDS encoding ATP-binding cassette domain-containing protein — translation MDFEFKETLLYVENLSVAYDDTVIIKDINLIEKDVVRENHNSTSQVIAVVGRSGRGKSTFFKALTGLVAPRTGKILIKDFKSTVEGAAKDIKEGDIGFVDQKYTLFRHKTVLQTLKFALRKTNLTEEEKEEKIKEYLHKWGLDNCTYKYPNELSGGQRQRTAIIEQLFSSEQFIVMDEPFSGLDVGNIKEVKKSFDLLNSTSEYNTIIFSSHDIELAVSLAQVIYVIGYPTIEGEKQNYGSIVAKFDLRELGLAWQEFGEAHLKLTREIINQMMLS, via the coding sequence ATGGATTTCGAATTTAAAGAAACGCTTTTATATGTGGAAAATCTTAGTGTTGCCTATGATGACACTGTTATTATTAAAGATATAAACTTAATTGAAAAAGATGTGGTTCGAGAAAACCACAATAGTACTTCACAAGTTATTGCTGTTGTTGGTCGCTCTGGTAGAGGAAAATCAACTTTTTTTAAAGCTTTAACTGGTTTGGTAGCACCAAGAACTGGAAAAATTCTAATTAAAGATTTTAAAAGCACTGTAGAAGGAGCTGCAAAAGATATTAAAGAAGGAGATATTGGTTTTGTAGACCAAAAATATACTTTGTTTCGACACAAAACAGTATTGCAAACGCTGAAATTTGCTTTAAGAAAAACGAATTTAACAGAAGAAGAAAAGGAAGAAAAGATAAAAGAATACCTTCATAAATGGGGATTAGATAACTGTACTTACAAGTATCCAAATGAGCTTTCTGGCGGACAAAGACAAAGAACGGCAATCATTGAACAATTATTTTCTTCGGAACAGTTTATTGTAATGGATGAGCCTTTTTCGGGTTTAGATGTTGGAAACATTAAAGAAGTGAAAAAATCTTTCGATTTGTTAAATTCAACTTCAGAATACAATACCATAATTTTTTCTTCACACGATATAGAATTAGCAGTTTCGCTAGCACAAGTAATTTATGTTATTGGTTACCCAACAATTGAAGGAGAAAAGCAAAATTATGGTTCAATTGTTGCAAAGTTCGATTTAAGAGAACTTGGATTAGCTTGGCAGGAATTTGGTGAAGCACATTTAAAATTGACAAGAGAAATTATCAATCAAATGATGCTTTCATAA
- a CDS encoding phytanoyl-CoA dioxygenase family protein, producing the protein MNHNTKSNYNQEVESNGYAIINDVFSNEETQSFIYEIEQISDSLNKTFRKSKDLFAIRQFLKEVPTINKILFNDALKNILGQLLGNDYFVVKSIYFDKPEQSNWFVSYHQDLTISVDKKLECSGFNNWTIKQNQFSVQPTEKILENIFTIRIHLDDTDEKNGALRIIPKSHANGIVRLDSFDFNEAEEQIAKVKKGGIMIMKPLLFHASNKTINNEKRRVIHVEFSNLDLPEGISWSEKINI; encoded by the coding sequence ATGAATCACAATACAAAGTCAAATTATAATCAAGAAGTTGAATCGAATGGCTATGCTATAATAAATGATGTTTTTTCGAATGAAGAAACCCAATCGTTTATTTATGAAATAGAACAAATTAGTGATTCTTTAAACAAAACTTTTAGAAAATCAAAAGACCTTTTTGCAATTAGACAGTTTCTTAAAGAAGTTCCAACTATAAATAAAATACTATTCAATGATGCATTGAAAAATATTTTGGGGCAGCTTTTAGGAAATGATTACTTTGTTGTAAAATCCATCTATTTTGACAAACCAGAACAATCCAATTGGTTTGTTTCCTATCATCAAGATTTAACTATTTCTGTAGATAAAAAACTGGAATGTAGTGGTTTTAATAATTGGACAATTAAACAAAATCAATTTTCAGTTCAGCCAACAGAAAAAATCTTAGAGAATATTTTTACAATTAGAATTCATCTAGATGATACTGATGAAAAAAATGGAGCATTACGTATAATTCCTAAATCACATGCGAACGGTATTGTTCGATTAGATAGTTTTGATTTTAACGAAGCTGAAGAGCAAATAGCAAAAGTTAAAAAAGGAGGTATAATGATAATGAAACCGTTATTGTTTCATGCCTCAAACAAAACGATTAATAATGAAAAACGAAGAGTTATTCATGTAGAGTTTTCAAATTTAGATTTACCAGAAGGAATTTCTTGGTCAGAAAAAATTAATATATAG
- a CDS encoding AAA family ATPase, with protein MGMLFTKEYIQELKNATTAVLSVCDTLNSDTKCISELNALLPQNSTNKVLLKAEKIFISDFIFVFSKVKNLSESSQFGLAYYYDAIRNQHFANENEIESLNKLVTTNPFKSHFNKIIQSNILFELDQSRTFLLNYLKKNKHPRYKEIVTIFKVFLKLVCVTEDQNNNKLDEILGIDFKINDVIEISDDSLEKVLEELNGLIGLENVKKDVAELVNLLKVQQKRTKQGLKNIEITLHTVFLGPPGTGKTTVARLLGRIFKHLEFLSNGQMIETDREGMVAGYVGQTATKVDAIVEEAKGGVLFVDEAYALSQNALGNDYGGEAVNTLLKRMEDFRDDFAVVVAGYDEPMQIFIDSNPGLRSRFNRFFHFDHFKPSELFSIFELNCKKADFIVTEEAKEKLKDTFELLYEKRDDSFGNARVVRNLFEKCIQKQANRIVTIKRVSKKALKTLLEQDIPEPKETIEQVFYKHKNDE; from the coding sequence ATGGGAATGTTATTTACTAAAGAATATATTCAAGAACTTAAAAATGCAACAACAGCAGTTTTAAGTGTTTGTGATACTTTAAATTCAGATACAAAATGTATTTCAGAATTGAATGCACTTTTGCCACAAAATAGCACGAATAAAGTACTTCTTAAAGCAGAAAAAATATTTATTTCAGATTTTATTTTTGTCTTTAGTAAGGTTAAAAATCTTTCCGAAAGTTCGCAGTTTGGATTAGCCTATTATTATGATGCAATACGAAATCAGCATTTTGCAAATGAAAATGAGATAGAGAGCTTAAATAAACTTGTAACAACTAATCCATTTAAAAGTCATTTCAATAAGATTATTCAATCTAACATACTTTTTGAGTTAGATCAAAGTAGGACTTTTCTATTGAATTATTTAAAGAAAAATAAGCACCCAAGATATAAAGAAATAGTAACGATTTTTAAAGTCTTTTTGAAGTTAGTTTGCGTTACAGAAGATCAAAATAATAACAAATTAGATGAAATTTTAGGAATCGATTTTAAAATAAATGATGTAATAGAAATTTCAGACGATTCGTTAGAAAAAGTGCTAGAAGAGTTAAACGGACTTATTGGTTTAGAAAATGTAAAAAAAGATGTAGCTGAATTGGTAAACCTTTTAAAGGTGCAACAAAAACGCACAAAACAAGGGTTGAAAAATATAGAGATTACATTGCACACTGTTTTTCTTGGTCCTCCGGGAACGGGGAAAACTACTGTTGCAAGATTATTGGGTAGAATATTTAAACACTTAGAGTTTTTATCAAACGGACAAATGATAGAAACAGATAGAGAAGGAATGGTTGCTGGGTATGTTGGTCAAACAGCTACAAAAGTTGATGCAATTGTAGAAGAAGCTAAAGGTGGTGTTTTGTTTGTAGATGAAGCTTATGCTTTAAGTCAAAACGCATTGGGGAATGATTATGGAGGAGAAGCAGTGAATACTTTGTTAAAAAGAATGGAAGATTTTAGAGATGATTTTGCAGTAGTTGTTGCAGGATATGATGAACCTATGCAGATTTTCATAGATTCTAATCCAGGATTACGATCAAGATTTAATCGTTTTTTTCATTTTGACCATTTCAAACCTTCTGAATTATTTTCCATTTTTGAATTGAATTGTAAAAAAGCAGATTTCATAGTAACCGAAGAAGCAAAAGAAAAATTAAAAGATACTTTTGAGTTATTATATGAAAAGCGAGACGATAGTTTTGGTAATGCAAGAGTTGTGAGAAACCTCTTTGAAAAATGCATTCAAAAACAAGCAAATAGAATTGTTACGATTAAAAGAGTATCAAAAAAAGCATTAAAAACATTATTAGAACAAGATATTCCGGAACCAAAAGAAACAATAGAACAAGTATTTTATAAGCATAAAAATGATGAATAG
- a CDS encoding porin encodes MMNRNFFKIAVLLVTTVVFSQEEVKEESKLKVDFSGYLEAFYGYDFNKPTTDKRLDWIYNHSRHNEFSINMGMLRTSLTYENVYANIAIQAGTNVDDNYSAESMKLFHEAFIGVYLDKDQKHVVEAGIMPSYIGFETSSSFSNLTLTRSIMAESSPFYFTGVKYNYVPNNKWCLAFVTTNGWQRIEKPNSKALPTFGTQVVYSPTDKTTLNWSTFIGDEPIVTDALRTRYFNNLFLDHGWNEKWRTILGFDMGFQKSMIDDTFQDWKTVTLITQYSVTQKWNVAARAEYFEDKENVIVGVGAPFEVFGASFNVDFIPNSKLKLRTEAKWFDSKEPIFNKETGTTNSNFFLVTSLAFEF; translated from the coding sequence ATGATGAATAGAAATTTTTTTAAAATAGCTGTATTATTAGTAACAACAGTTGTTTTTTCACAAGAAGAAGTAAAAGAAGAGAGTAAGTTAAAAGTAGATTTTTCAGGATATCTAGAAGCTTTTTACGGATATGATTTTAATAAACCCACAACAGATAAAAGACTAGATTGGATTTATAATCATAGCAGACATAACGAATTTAGTATCAACATGGGGATGCTACGAACAAGCTTAACCTATGAAAATGTTTATGCAAATATTGCAATTCAAGCAGGAACAAATGTTGACGATAATTATAGTGCAGAAAGCATGAAATTATTTCACGAAGCTTTTATTGGAGTGTATTTAGATAAAGATCAAAAGCATGTTGTTGAAGCAGGTATTATGCCTTCTTATATTGGTTTTGAAACTTCGTCATCATTTTCTAATTTGACACTAACAAGGTCAATAATGGCTGAAAGTTCACCATTTTATTTTACAGGAGTAAAATATAACTATGTGCCAAACAATAAATGGTGTTTAGCATTTGTAACTACTAACGGTTGGCAGAGAATAGAAAAACCAAATAGTAAAGCACTACCGACATTTGGAACGCAAGTAGTATATTCTCCAACAGATAAGACAACATTAAATTGGAGCACTTTTATAGGAGACGAACCAATAGTAACAGATGCTTTGAGAACAAGATATTTTAATAACTTGTTTTTAGATCACGGTTGGAACGAGAAATGGAGAACTATTTTAGGATTTGATATGGGTTTCCAAAAAAGTATGATTGATGATACTTTTCAAGATTGGAAAACAGTTACATTAATTACACAATATTCAGTAACACAAAAATGGAATGTTGCAGCTAGAGCAGAATACTTTGAAGATAAGGAAAATGTAATTGTAGGTGTTGGTGCTCCATTTGAGGTATTCGGAGCATCATTCAATGTCGATTTTATTCCAAATTCCAAATTGAAATTAAGAACAGAAGCAAAATGGTTCGATTCTAAAGAACCAATTTTTAATAAAGAAACGGGTACAACGAATTCTAATTTTTTCTTAGTGACATCTTTAGCATTTGAGTTTTAA
- a CDS encoding prolyl oligopeptidase family serine peptidase — MKNIYFLFTYFFILQNIIGQVQPDSQKKPSQFTKHNIIIDDDYSWLENTNSDEVVRWVNEQNNFSENHLKDVTKATNFLFKIKDYDYLSTNGLPIKKGKYFYSLYRLDKKKPSVLHYRKELNDSPLELVDPYKVYKDKNVLLNGYYPSENSKYLAYKISPNGSDRHEIRFVDIANQKYLDEVLKDIKFSNVVWNNDDGVFYKKNSNQNFFTKDSTYQLYYHKLRDIQEKDRLVFDTTNDESNFSFFVRENKLFVFETNKEESNTKYHYIDLTDETFTLNEFSVNKVDDFSFLYFKDDRVYFTNTKYDWGDIRSFNINDSNKETSIIPQIYTHLLVDIDFTNDYIICKYRNLGNNYINIHKYDGSFVRKFEAPMEMDFSIRFLDSKTNELYVTFYSNTISYLNYRLNITTGDTNVYYNYFIQPKPTLFPFDHFENKTITYKSRDGKDVPITIIHKKGIELNGNNPTLLKAYGGFGSVSGPNYNVGLLHFLEKGGVYAFAQIRGGGEKGRKWHRDGKGLKKMNSFNDFIDAAEFLINEKYTSSNKLAITGGSNGGLVVGVAMTQRPDLFKVAVPKVGVFDMAKFDQYTTGKYHLDEYGNPEVEEEYKSLLSYSPYHNIKEDINYPITLIITSENDDRVPPIHSYKFAAKLQNRKAQTNPIYLQINSNAGHYGKISNYENSVKNLDEFYSFIWEHLNE; from the coding sequence ATGAAAAATATTTATTTCTTATTTACTTACTTCTTTATACTTCAAAATATAATAGGACAAGTTCAACCCGATTCTCAAAAAAAACCGTCTCAATTTACTAAACACAATATAATAATCGATGATGATTATTCTTGGCTAGAAAACACTAATTCTGATGAAGTAGTTCGTTGGGTAAATGAACAAAACAATTTTTCTGAAAATCACTTAAAAGATGTTACTAAAGCTACTAACTTCTTATTCAAAATAAAAGATTACGATTATTTATCAACGAATGGACTCCCTATAAAAAAGGGGAAATATTTCTATTCTTTATACAGATTGGATAAGAAAAAACCATCCGTTTTACATTATAGAAAAGAACTAAATGATTCTCCATTAGAATTAGTCGACCCATATAAAGTATACAAAGATAAAAATGTGCTTTTAAATGGTTACTACCCTTCTGAAAATTCAAAATATTTAGCATATAAAATTAGCCCAAATGGGAGTGATCGACATGAAATACGTTTTGTAGATATTGCTAATCAAAAATATTTAGATGAAGTACTAAAAGATATCAAATTTTCAAATGTTGTTTGGAACAATGATGATGGTGTTTTTTATAAAAAAAATTCAAACCAAAATTTTTTTACTAAAGATTCTACTTACCAACTTTATTATCATAAATTAAGAGATATTCAAGAAAAAGATCGATTAGTTTTCGATACAACTAATGACGAAAGTAATTTTAGTTTTTTTGTTAGAGAGAATAAGTTATTTGTTTTTGAAACCAATAAAGAAGAATCAAATACAAAATATCATTATATTGATCTAACTGATGAGACTTTTACATTAAACGAGTTTAGTGTTAACAAAGTTGATGATTTTTCATTCTTATACTTTAAAGACGATAGAGTTTATTTTACTAATACAAAATATGACTGGGGAGACATTAGATCATTTAACATAAATGATTCTAATAAAGAAACCTCAATAATACCTCAAATATACACGCATTTATTAGTTGATATTGACTTCACAAATGACTATATAATTTGCAAATATCGAAATTTAGGAAACAACTACATTAACATTCATAAATATGATGGAAGCTTTGTAAGAAAGTTTGAAGCTCCTATGGAAATGGATTTTTCTATTCGTTTTTTAGACAGTAAGACAAATGAATTATATGTTACTTTTTATTCCAATACTATTTCATATTTAAACTATCGATTAAATATTACAACAGGAGATACTAATGTTTATTATAATTATTTTATTCAGCCAAAGCCAACTCTTTTTCCATTTGATCATTTTGAAAACAAAACCATCACTTACAAAAGTAGAGACGGAAAGGATGTACCTATAACTATTATACACAAAAAAGGGATAGAACTTAACGGAAACAACCCTACTTTATTAAAAGCTTATGGCGGTTTTGGGTCAGTAAGTGGACCTAATTATAATGTTGGGTTATTACATTTTCTTGAAAAAGGAGGCGTTTATGCATTTGCCCAAATAAGAGGTGGTGGTGAAAAAGGGAGAAAATGGCATAGAGATGGAAAAGGATTAAAAAAAATGAATTCTTTTAATGATTTTATCGATGCAGCTGAATTTCTAATTAATGAAAAGTACACTTCTTCAAATAAATTAGCAATTACTGGCGGCTCTAATGGAGGGCTAGTTGTTGGAGTGGCTATGACACAAAGACCCGATTTATTTAAAGTAGCTGTTCCTAAAGTTGGTGTTTTTGACATGGCTAAATTTGACCAATATACAACTGGAAAATATCATTTAGATGAATATGGAAATCCAGAAGTTGAAGAAGAATACAAATCATTATTAAGTTACTCTCCATATCACAACATCAAAGAAGATATAAATTATCCTATAACATTAATTATAACATCTGAAAATGATGATAGAGTTCCTCCTATTCACTCTTATAAATTTGCTGCAAAATTACAAAACAGAAAAGCTCAAACAAATCCTATTTATCTTCAAATAAACAGTAATGCTGGTCATTATGGAAAAATTTCAAACTATGAGAATTCAGTAAAAAACCTAGACGAATTTTATAGCTTTATTTGGGAACACCTAAATGAATAA